GTGGCCGGCGTCACGCCGTTCAACTTTCCGGTGATGGTGCCCATGTGGATGTTCCCGGTGGCGATCGCCTGCGGTAACACCTTCGTGCTCAAACCCAGCCCGATCGATCCCAGCCCTTCGTTGCGCATCGCCGAACTGTTCAAAGAGGCGGGCCTGCCCGATGGCGTGTTCAATGTCGTGCAGGGCGACAAGGAGGCGGTCGACGCCTTGCTCGAACACCCGGATGTGACCGCCGTCAGCTTCGTCGGCTCGACGCCGATCGCCAACTACATCTACGAGACCGGCGCCCACCACGGCAAGCGCGTGCAGGCCCTGGGCGGAGCGAAGAACCACATGGTGGTGATGCCCGATGCCGACATCGAGCGCACCGTCGATGCGCTGATCGGCGCGGCCTACGGTTCGGCCGGTGAGCGCTGCATGGCGATCTCGGTGGCCGTGCTGGTGGGCGACGTTGCCGACACGCTCGTGCCGCGTCTGGTCGAGCGCACCCAGGCGCTGAAGGTGCTCGATGGCGAGAACCTCGATGCGGAGATGGGGCCGATCGTCACCCGCGCGGCCCACGAACGCATCACCGGCTACATCGAGCAGGGCGTTCAGGAAGGCGCGACCCTGCTGGTCGACGGGCGCGGTTTCGACGCCAACCAGGCCGGCCCGAATTGCGGCGATGGGTATTGGATGGGCGGCACGCTGTTCGACAACGTCACGCCCGAGATGCGTATCTACCAGGAAGAGATCTTCGGACCGGTGCTGGCCTGCGTGCGCGTGAACGACTTCGCCGAGGCGGTGGATCTGGTCAATGCGCACGAGTTTGGCAACGGCACTGCCTGCTACACCAGTGACGGCAACGTGGCACGCGAATTCGCGCGACGCATCCAGGTCGGCATGGTCGGCATCAATGTGCCGATTCCGGTGCCCATGGCCTGGCACGGCTTCGGCGGCTGGAAGCGCTCGCTGTTCGGCGACATGCATGCCTACGGCGAAGAAGGCGTGCGTTTCTACACCAAGCAGAAGTCGATCATGCAGCGCTGGCCCCAGAGCATCTCCAAGGGCGCCGAATTCGCCATGCCCACTTCGCAGTAAGCGTTACCGCGCAGCTCGCCGACGCGATCTCGCAGAGTCGACCACCCGGCTTACGGGCGGCGACTCTGCGACCCGGGCGCCGGGTCAATTGCATACAGGCAACAGAGAGGACACCCCATGAAAGCAATTCAAGAAGCCATCACCGGCAAGGAAGACGCTGGAGAGTCGTCGTCGCCATTTCAGGCGCTCGTCCAGTTCTACTGTGCATTCAATTCCGGTGACCTGGCGATGATGTCGGAGAACTGGGCCCAGACCGACGACATCGCTATGGACAATCCGCTGGGCGGCATCAAGCGCGGCTGGGCCGAAATTCAGCCCGTATATGACCGCCTGTTCAACGGACCGGCGGAAGTCTACGTGGAATATTTCGACTACACCCTCCACGAGACGGCCGACATGTTCTATGCCGTCGGAAGGGAGCGCGGTTTTTTCCGCCTCGGAGGCGAAGACGTGACACTCGCAATTCGTACGAGCCGGATTTTCCAAAAAATCGATGGCCGCTGGAAACAGGTTCATCACCACGGCTCGATCGATGACCCACAGTTATTGAGCCGCTATCAATCTGCTGTGCTCGGCACGAGGTCATGAATGTTCCGCACACCCGCACTGACAAGGAAAGCCCGATGCTGACCGAGCGCCAACGCGACATCATCAAGGCAACCGTCCCGCTGCTCGAAACCGGCGGAGAGACGCTCACCACCCACTTCTACACGGTGATGCTCAACGAGTATCCGCAGGTCCGGCCGATGTTCAATCAGGCGCACCAGGCCAGCGGCACACAGCAGCGGGCACTGGCCAACGGCGTGCTGATGTACGCCCGCAACATCGACCGGCTCGAAGCTCTCGGCCCGTTGGCGGCGCAGATCGTCAACAAGCACGTGGCGCTGCAGGTGCAGCCGGAGCACTACCCCATCGTCGGCACCTGCCTGATACGCGCCATCGATGAGGTGCTTGGCCCGGAACTGGCCACGGACGAAGTGATCGACGCCTGGGGCGCCGCCTACCAACAGCTCGCGGACATCCTGATCGGTGCCGAGGACGCGGTGTACGACAGCCTTGCCTCTGCTCCCGGCGGCTGGCGCGGCAGCCGGGAATTTCGCGTCGTCCGCAAAGTGCCCGAGAGCGCCGAGATCACGTCCTTCTACCTGGAGCCGGTCGACGGCGGGCCCGTGCTCACATACGAGCCCGGCCAGTACATCGGCCTTCGACTCGTCATCGACGGTGACGAAATCCGCCGCAACTACTCGCTGTCCTCGGCTCCCAACGGCCGCGGCTACCGCATCAGTGTCAAGCGAGAGCCCGCCGGTGTGGCCTCCGGTCATTTGCACGATCACATACATGAGGGCAGTACGCTCGAACTTTTCCCGCCAGCAGGCGAATTCACGCTTGGCGATGGCGACGGACCACTGGTCTTCATCAGCGGCGGTGTCGGCATCACGCCTACGCTGGCGATGGCCGAGGCCGCACTGAACGACGGCGACCGGAGCATCGTCTTCATCCACTACGCTCGTGACGCACAGGCGCATGCCTTCGGCGACGTCATCGACGCGTGGGCCGCCCGCTATTCGCGGTTCCGCCGGTTCGTCGTCTACGAACATGATCAGGAGGGCGCGTCGCGTCAGCCGGATGCGGTCGGCCGCCCCACGTTCGAGCAGTTGAAGCAGTGGCTTCCCGCCGATGGCGATTTCGACGCCTACTTCCTCGGACCCAAACCCTTCATGGCCGCCATCAAACGGTACTTGAACGAGCTGGGGCTGCCCGCCGAAAGAGGGCGTTACGAATTCTTCGGTCCAGCGGAAGCGCTGAATTGAACGACAAATGCCGAGCAACCAGACGCGGTGGACGACCGATGACTCCGTGATCGACGATGCGGCGTGGGTGAAACGTCGTGACGTTGACGCTCATGATGCGGGCATGAGGGTGCGGGTCGGTCAGAGCGTCGCGACCGAAGGCGCACCGATGGCTGCGGCCAACAATGATTGACGGCGGTAGCGCCGTCGCAGGCCGCTTTTCGAAAAAATCTGAATTGGTTATCCAATGTGGCGCTAAGGAGAATCTCAATGCCATTACTCAAGTTCGATATTATCCAGGGGCGTAGCGACGCCCAGGTTCGCACCCTCCTGAATGCGGCCCATGAGGCGATGGTGCGGGCGTTTGAAGTCCCACCGAGCGATCGCTATCAATGCGTCACCCAACACCGTGCAGGTGAATTGGTGCTGGAGGACACCGGCCTGGGCTACCCCCGCTCGACCGATGTCGTCTTACTGACCGTGTTCTCACGGAAGCGCACTCAGGAGCAGAAGGTCGCGTTCTATCGCCTGCTGGCAGACAGGCTTCAAGCGGATTGCGGCCTGTCGCCGGACGACCTGATCGTCTCTGTAATCGAGAATGCCGATGCGGATTGGTCGTTCGGCCGTGGCCGCGCACAGTTCTTGACCGGAGAGCTCCGATAGGCCGGGCAGTGACCGTGCATCGCCCCGAGTATCGCGGCGGCTCCGCCGCTTGAGCCGGCGGGGCCTCCTGTCGCTTCGGCGACGCCCGAAGCGGTTCGGTGTGATGCCGGGAGAAGTCAATGGCGCGTTGTGGTGGCGCTGCAGGCAGGGCGCGTGCCGCTGTTCCAGCAGCGCCAGGCGGGTAGATGCGTTCCGGTCGTGGCGATCCGCACGTACGGGCGGACGCGGGGCTGACGCTCGTTGGGGGCGCAGCCGAAGAGGGCGGGAACGAGGGCGCCCCCGCCCCGGGGCCGAGCGGTTGAAGCGGTATTGTCTTCGCGACGTGACGCGAGAGCGTGCGTATCGAGCATCTGCTCGCAAGCCGCGCCCGAGTGCATTCCCAAGGAGAAAACCAAGTGAAGATCGTGCTTCCCGTCAAACGGGTCGTCGATTACAACGTGAAGGTACGTGTCAAGAGCGACGGCTCAGGTGTCGACATCGCGAACGTGAAGATGAGCATGAATCCGTTCGATGAAATCGCGGTGGAAGAGGCGGTGCGCCTCAAGGAAGCCGGCGTTGCCACCGAGGTGGTGGCCATCTCCTGCGGCGTCGCCCAGTGCCAGGAGACGCTGCGCACCGCCATGGCCATCGGCGCCGATCGCGGCATCCTGGTGCAGACCGACGAGGAGTTGCAGCCGCTGGCCGTGGCCAAGCTGCTCAAGGCCATCTGCGACAAGGAGTCGCCCGAGCTGGTGGTGCTCGGCAAGCAGGCCATCGACGACGACGCCAACCAGACCGGGCAGATGCTCGCCTCGCTGATGAACGTGGCCCAGGCCACCTTCGCCTCCAAGGTGGCGATCGCCGACGGCAAGGCCACGGTGACCCGCGAGATCGATGGCGGCCTGGAGACCCTTTCGATGTCGCTGCCGGCCATCGTGACCACCGATCTGCGCCTCAACGAGCCGCGCTACGCCACGTTGCCGAACATCATGAAGGCGAAGAAGAAGCCGCTCGAGACCGTCACGCCGGCTGACCTGGGTGTCGACGTCGCGCCGCGCCTGAAGACGCTCAAGGTCGAGGAGCCGCCCAAGCGCAGCGCCGGGGTGAAAGTGGCGGATGTGGCCGAACTGGTCGCCAAACTCAAGAACGAAGCCAAGGTGATCTGAACATGAGCATTCTCGTCATTGCAGAACACGACAACGCGGTGCTCAAGGCCGCGACCCTGAACACCGTCGCGGCCGCGCAGGCCATCGGCGGCGACATCGACCTGCTGGTGGCCGGCAGCGGCTGCGGCGCGGTGGCCGAGGCGGGCGCCCGTCTGGCCGGTGTGGGCCGGGTGCTGGTGGCCGATGCGGGCCACTACGCCGAGCACGGCGCCGAGAACCTGGCGGCGCTTGTCGTCGCCCGGGCCGGCGGCTACAGCCACATCCTCGCGCCGGCGAGCACCTTCGGCAAGAACCTGCTGCCGCGCGTGGCCGCCACGCTCGATGTGGCGCAGATCTCCGACATCATCGCGGTGGAGTCGGCCGATACCTT
The nucleotide sequence above comes from Nitrogeniibacter mangrovi. Encoded proteins:
- a CDS encoding YybH family protein produces the protein MKAIQEAITGKEDAGESSSPFQALVQFYCAFNSGDLAMMSENWAQTDDIAMDNPLGGIKRGWAEIQPVYDRLFNGPAEVYVEYFDYTLHETADMFYAVGRERGFFRLGGEDVTLAIRTSRIFQKIDGRWKQVHHHGSIDDPQLLSRYQSAVLGTRS
- a CDS encoding tautomerase family protein, encoding MPLLKFDIIQGRSDAQVRTLLNAAHEAMVRAFEVPPSDRYQCVTQHRAGELVLEDTGLGYPRSTDVVLLTVFSRKRTQEQKVAFYRLLADRLQADCGLSPDDLIVSVIENADADWSFGRGRAQFLTGELR
- the hmpA gene encoding NO-inducible flavohemoprotein, with the translated sequence MNVPHTRTDKESPMLTERQRDIIKATVPLLETGGETLTTHFYTVMLNEYPQVRPMFNQAHQASGTQQRALANGVLMYARNIDRLEALGPLAAQIVNKHVALQVQPEHYPIVGTCLIRAIDEVLGPELATDEVIDAWGAAYQQLADILIGAEDAVYDSLASAPGGWRGSREFRVVRKVPESAEITSFYLEPVDGGPVLTYEPGQYIGLRLVIDGDEIRRNYSLSSAPNGRGYRISVKREPAGVASGHLHDHIHEGSTLELFPPAGEFTLGDGDGPLVFISGGVGITPTLAMAEAALNDGDRSIVFIHYARDAQAHAFGDVIDAWAARYSRFRRFVVYEHDQEGASRQPDAVGRPTFEQLKQWLPADGDFDAYFLGPKPFMAAIKRYLNELGLPAERGRYEFFGPAEALN
- a CDS encoding CoA-acylating methylmalonate-semialdehyde dehydrogenase, which encodes MTTEPANIDHYIHGRVRPGASGRAQRVTNPATGVVTGQVALASATEVDAAVQSAAAAFPAWSNLSPLRRARVMFKFLELLNRHRDELAHLITAEHGKVFTDAQGEVTRGIEVVEFACGIPQLLKGDYTEQVSTGIDNWTMRQPLGVVAGVTPFNFPVMVPMWMFPVAIACGNTFVLKPSPIDPSPSLRIAELFKEAGLPDGVFNVVQGDKEAVDALLEHPDVTAVSFVGSTPIANYIYETGAHHGKRVQALGGAKNHMVVMPDADIERTVDALIGAAYGSAGERCMAISVAVLVGDVADTLVPRLVERTQALKVLDGENLDAEMGPIVTRAAHERITGYIEQGVQEGATLLVDGRGFDANQAGPNCGDGYWMGGTLFDNVTPEMRIYQEEIFGPVLACVRVNDFAEAVDLVNAHEFGNGTACYTSDGNVAREFARRIQVGMVGINVPIPVPMAWHGFGGWKRSLFGDMHAYGEEGVRFYTKQKSIMQRWPQSISKGAEFAMPTSQ
- a CDS encoding electron transfer flavoprotein subunit beta/FixA family protein, encoding MKIVLPVKRVVDYNVKVRVKSDGSGVDIANVKMSMNPFDEIAVEEAVRLKEAGVATEVVAISCGVAQCQETLRTAMAIGADRGILVQTDEELQPLAVAKLLKAICDKESPELVVLGKQAIDDDANQTGQMLASLMNVAQATFASKVAIADGKATVTREIDGGLETLSMSLPAIVTTDLRLNEPRYATLPNIMKAKKKPLETVTPADLGVDVAPRLKTLKVEEPPKRSAGVKVADVAELVAKLKNEAKVI